CTAGGAATTAATTACAAATTACTGAGGTTTGCTATATTTTTCAACCAAACTAGCTAACAGAGGTAAATCAATTGGTTTAGAAATATACTCATTGACGCCAGCAGCTAAACAAGTTTCGCGATCGCCTTGCATAGCCATTGCTGTTTGGGCAATTACCGGAGTCATGTGATACTGCTGATTTTCTCTCAATTGCCGAACTAAGTTTAGACCATTATCATCCGGTAAATTCACATCCATTAAAATCACTGCTGGATTGATATTTTCTAAAGCTTCCCACATCTCGGCAGCATTCTTAGCCCAAGTTACGTTATAGTCCAATCTTTCTAAATAAATTTGTATCAACTTAGCGTTATTTAAGTCATTTTCAACTAATAAAATTTCTAAAAAAGAACTAGGGGCATGAGGTAGGAGTGGCGAGGAAGATGAATCAGTAATTTCACCCTCAATTGTTGCTAATTCACCTACAGGATTGAGGGGAAGTATGATGGTAAAACGCGAACCACAATCAACCTCAGATTCGACTTCCACACAACCACCGTGAACTTCTGCCAGTTTGCGAGTCACAGCTAAACCCAAACCAGTACCTTCGTGACGCGCAACTGTGGAGTTAGCAATTTGGAAGTATGGTTGAAACAATTGAGTTTGGTCTGCTTGAGATATACCAGTGCCAGTATCCCAAACTGTAAAATGCAAAAAATTACCTTGAGCAAAAACTTTTAAACCAACAGTCCCTGTAGTTGTAAACTTAATAGCGTTGAAGAGTAAATTCAACAGCATTTGTTTTAGACGTAAGGGGTCAGCTACGAGAGTTTTCACCCCTGGGCCGAGATCCAAAAGCAACTTTAAACCCTTATTGGCAGCTTTTTCTTTGACTAATGCCAAAACATTCCGACACAGTGCTGGTACATCCACTATTTCCCACTGTACTTCTAGCTGGTTGGCTTCAATTTTAGAGAGATCCAAAATATCATTTATAAGCGCTAGCAGGTGCTTGCCACTAGATTGAATAATATTTAAATACTCTTGATGACGTTCTTTAGTTGGATCGTAGCCTTGAGCTAAAAGCAGGTGAGTGAAACCGATGATCGAACTCAACGGTGTGCGGATTTCGTGACTAGTATTGGCTAAAAACTGGTTTTTAAGTTGATTGGTACGTTCAAGTTCGCGATTAGAAGTGCTTAAGTATTGGGTCTTTTGTTGCCAGGATTGTATTTGTCTTAGCTGTGCCAAAACTATATTGCAGTACTTAACGGCCCGTGCAATTAGCTGCGATCTAAATTGATCTTCTAATGCGGGGTATGAATCGCAATCCGATCTAACCTGTATCTTGGCAATAATTAGCCAGACGATTGTTCCACCAAAATCATCGCTCAACTGCCAAGCGCTGCGCGGATGTTGATTCTCAAAGTGCTGTAAATCTTCGAGTTCTATCGGTTCGTCCAATTTCAAGCGCAGCTTTCTGCCTTTTTTGGAGATTGCTGCTAAGTGTGGAAATTGCGATCGCCTGGATGGCGATGGCGAAACATAACAGACTTTACCAGTTATTTCTTGGGGTTGGAACAAAGCGATCGCCACTTGGGTGCTATTTAAAGCATGGTAGAGATCGTTGACCAAAATTTGAAAAATTTCTGCTTCTGAGCTTCTTGGCTGTGGCAAAGTAGTACAAGCAGAAAGCAGGCAATCATTAAGATGGCTTTGCAACTGGTTCAAGCTACTCTCCAGCCACAACTCGGCCCGAAGTTGCTGGATTGTGGT
The genomic region above belongs to Calothrix sp. NIES-2098 and contains:
- a CDS encoding hybrid histidine kinase, with amino-acid sequence MQQYSSLPEQNSQIDATQTLLTTIQQLRAELWLESSLNQLQSHLNDCLLSACTTLPQPRSSEAEIFQILVNDLYHALNSTQVAIALFQPQEITGKVCYVSPSPSRRSQFPHLAAISKKGRKLRLKLDEPIELEDLQHFENQHPRSAWQLSDDFGGTIVWLIIAKIQVRSDCDSYPALEDQFRSQLIARAVKYCNIVLAQLRQIQSWQQKTQYLSTSNRELERTNQLKNQFLANTSHEIRTPLSSIIGFTHLLLAQGYDPTKERHQEYLNIIQSSGKHLLALINDILDLSKIEANQLEVQWEIVDVPALCRNVLALVKEKAANKGLKLLLDLGPGVKTLVADPLRLKQMLLNLLFNAIKFTTTGTVGLKVFAQGNFLHFTVWDTGTGISQADQTQLFQPYFQIANSTVARHEGTGLGLAVTRKLAEVHGGCVEVESEVDCGSRFTIILPLNPVGELATIEGEITDSSSSPLLPHAPSSFLEILLVENDLNNAKLIQIYLERLDYNVTWAKNAAEMWEALENINPAVILMDVNLPDDNGLNLVRQLRENQQYHMTPVIAQTAMAMQGDRETCLAAGVNEYISKPIDLPLLASLVEKYSKPQ